The Gillisia sp. Hel_I_86 genome has a segment encoding these proteins:
- the hisD gene encoding histidinol dehydrogenase, whose product MNKLYNPKKEAWEELLKRPTQTLEDIEQTVNDIFFEVRAKGDVAVAKYTDLFDGVKLEGFKVSSEEIEGAKNVVSSELKNAIQLAKSNIEKFHRAQKTPKIEVTTTKGVECWQEKRPIQKVGLYIPGGSAPLFSTILMLATPANIAGCKEIVLCTPPDKDGEINPVILYTATLCGVDKIFKIGGIQAIAALTFGTKTVPKVYKIFGPGNQFVTVAKQLATKFHVAIDMPAGPSELLVVADDSADAAFVASDLLSQAEHGADSQVILISTSEKMLEAVEQELEIQLEALPRKDMARKSIANSKLIYLKSKELAMEIINEYGPEHLIVCTADNAFYIENISNAGSVFIGNYTPESAGDYASGTNHTLPTNGFAKQYSGVNLDSFMKSMTFQKISEEGIKNIGPSIEIMAEAEGLQAHKNAVTLRLNKLKE is encoded by the coding sequence ATGAACAAATTATATAATCCTAAAAAAGAAGCTTGGGAGGAATTATTAAAAAGGCCAACCCAAACTTTGGAAGATATCGAGCAAACCGTAAATGATATTTTTTTTGAGGTAAGGGCGAAAGGAGATGTTGCCGTTGCAAAGTACACCGATCTTTTTGACGGCGTGAAGTTGGAAGGTTTTAAGGTTTCTTCTGAAGAAATTGAGGGGGCCAAGAACGTTGTAAGTTCTGAATTGAAGAATGCAATTCAGTTGGCAAAATCAAATATTGAAAAATTCCATAGGGCACAAAAAACTCCAAAAATTGAAGTGACCACTACCAAAGGAGTAGAATGCTGGCAAGAAAAACGGCCTATCCAAAAAGTTGGGCTTTATATTCCTGGTGGAAGTGCACCGTTATTTTCAACTATTTTAATGCTCGCTACTCCTGCCAACATCGCTGGTTGTAAAGAGATCGTATTGTGTACCCCGCCAGATAAGGATGGAGAGATAAATCCGGTTATCCTGTATACCGCCACACTTTGTGGAGTAGATAAAATTTTCAAGATTGGTGGGATCCAAGCTATTGCAGCTCTAACATTTGGGACAAAAACTGTTCCGAAGGTTTATAAGATATTTGGTCCCGGGAATCAGTTTGTGACCGTTGCAAAGCAATTGGCTACGAAGTTCCATGTAGCGATAGATATGCCGGCAGGACCTTCTGAGCTACTTGTGGTGGCAGACGATAGTGCCGATGCTGCCTTTGTTGCATCAGACCTTCTTAGCCAAGCAGAACATGGGGCAGATAGCCAAGTAATCCTTATTTCTACTTCAGAAAAAATGTTGGAAGCTGTGGAGCAGGAACTGGAAATACAGTTAGAGGCATTACCAAGAAAAGACATGGCTCGAAAGTCCATTGCGAATTCTAAACTTATCTATTTAAAAAGTAAAGAACTGGCGATGGAAATAATCAACGAATATGGTCCAGAACATCTTATTGTTTGCACCGCAGATAATGCATTTTATATTGAAAATATTTCAAACGCAGGTTCCGTGTTTATCGGGAATTATACGCCGGAAAGCGCTGGGGATTACGCTTCTGGAACAAACCATACCTTACCAACCAATGGTTTTGCTAAACAATATAGCGGAGTTAACTTAGATAGTTTTATGAAAAGCATGACTTTTCAGAAAATATCTGAAGAAGGAATCAAGAATATTGGTCCTTCAATAGAAATAATGGCCGAAGCCGAAGGGCTACAGGCACATAAAAATGCAGTGACCCTAAGACTTAACAAGCTGAAGGAATAA
- the hisC gene encoding histidinol-phosphate transaminase, with translation MEKVFETNKLVRPNVLALKAYSSARDEYTAEGSKMIFLDANENPNETGVNRYPDPQQKKLKAKLSEIKKIPINNILLGNGSDEVLDLIFRAFCEPGIDNIITLPPTYGMYNVLAGINNVESREVLLTEDFQPNVNEIFKSVNENTKLIFLCSPNNPTGNSFRRNKITAIVEKFEGLVVLDEAYIDFSEQASWIEELNKYPNLIITQTLSKAFGMAGIRLGICYASEEIMAILNKIKPPYNVNELTQNRALYRLQNIPEVNMEVADIKLEKEVLYKALLEVKYIEKIFKSDANFLLVKVDDALKRYNQLLAKGVVIRNRTTQPLCKNTLRFTIGTKEENLKLIKVLKSLN, from the coding sequence ATGGAAAAAGTTTTCGAAACAAACAAGTTGGTGAGACCTAACGTTTTGGCTTTAAAAGCCTATTCTTCAGCCAGGGATGAATATACTGCTGAGGGATCAAAAATGATCTTTTTAGATGCCAATGAAAATCCGAATGAAACGGGCGTGAATAGGTATCCAGATCCGCAGCAAAAGAAATTAAAAGCGAAGCTTTCAGAAATAAAAAAGATTCCTATAAATAATATTTTGTTGGGAAATGGTAGCGATGAGGTTTTGGACCTTATATTTAGGGCTTTTTGTGAACCTGGGATAGACAATATAATCACATTACCCCCAACTTATGGGATGTACAATGTTTTAGCTGGGATCAATAATGTGGAAAGCAGGGAAGTTTTGCTCACAGAAGATTTTCAGCCTAACGTAAATGAGATTTTTAAAAGTGTAAATGAAAATACGAAATTGATCTTTTTATGTTCCCCAAATAACCCCACCGGAAACTCTTTTAGGAGAAATAAAATTACTGCAATAGTAGAAAAATTTGAAGGCCTTGTAGTTTTGGATGAAGCTTATATCGATTTTTCTGAACAGGCTAGTTGGATAGAAGAACTAAATAAATATCCTAATTTGATTATTACCCAAACGCTATCCAAAGCATTCGGAATGGCAGGAATTAGATTGGGGATTTGTTATGCTTCCGAAGAGATCATGGCAATTTTAAACAAGATCAAGCCGCCATACAATGTAAATGAATTAACTCAGAACAGGGCTTTGTACCGGCTTCAAAATATCCCAGAAGTAAATATGGAAGTAGCTGATATAAAGCTAGAAAAAGAGGTTTTATATAAAGCATTACTTGAAGTTAAATATATTGAGAAAATATTTAAATCTGATGCCAATTTTTTACTTGTTAAGGTAGATGATGCTTTAAAAAGATATAATCAACTTCTTGCAAAAGGAGTGGTGATTCGAAACCGAACTACCCAACCACTTTGTAAAAATACCTTGCGATTTACCATAGGAACAAAAGAGGAAAATTTGAAATTGATTAAGGTTTTGAAAAGTTTGAATTAA
- the hisB gene encoding bifunctional histidinol-phosphatase/imidazoleglycerol-phosphate dehydratase HisB yields MKKILFIDRDGTLIHEPEDYQIDTLEKLEFYPQALFYLSKIAKELDYEFVMVTNQDGLGTDAYPETAFWPIQNFVLKTFENEGVVFNEVLMDRTFAKDNSPTRKPNTGLLEENYLNNDAYDLAGSYMIGDRMTDMEFALNFGGKGIFIDTHEKLGADELKNGQKQIDNSIALKTSSWEKIYEFLKLKERSSEISRKTNETDIFIRLNLDGTGKSNISTGLDFFDHMLDQISRHGQMDLEIKVKGDLEVDEHHTIEDTAIALGEAFSLALGNKLGIERYGFCLPMDDCLAQAAIDFGGRNWLVWDAEFKREMIGKMPTEMFFHFFKSFADGAKANLNIKAEGINEHHKIEAIFKAFAKAIKMAVKRDTEKMILPSTKGML; encoded by the coding sequence ATGAAAAAAATACTTTTTATAGATCGGGATGGGACATTGATTCATGAGCCGGAAGATTATCAAATAGACACTTTAGAAAAGCTGGAATTCTATCCTCAGGCATTATTCTATTTGTCCAAAATAGCAAAGGAACTGGATTACGAATTTGTAATGGTAACGAACCAAGATGGTTTGGGCACCGACGCCTATCCGGAAACCGCTTTTTGGCCCATTCAGAATTTCGTTTTAAAAACATTCGAAAATGAAGGTGTGGTTTTTAATGAGGTGCTCATGGATAGAACTTTTGCAAAGGACAATTCCCCAACCAGAAAACCCAATACTGGTTTATTGGAAGAAAATTATCTGAATAACGATGCCTATGATCTTGCTGGATCGTATATGATTGGAGACCGAATGACAGATATGGAATTTGCCCTTAATTTTGGTGGGAAAGGGATCTTTATTGATACGCATGAAAAACTTGGCGCCGATGAGCTGAAAAATGGGCAGAAACAAATCGATAATTCGATAGCCCTCAAAACTTCCAGTTGGGAAAAAATCTATGAATTTTTAAAACTGAAAGAACGCTCTTCGGAAATATCCCGAAAAACCAATGAGACGGATATTTTTATCCGTCTTAATTTGGATGGGACAGGAAAATCCAACATTTCGACCGGATTGGATTTCTTCGATCATATGCTGGATCAAATTTCCCGCCATGGCCAAATGGATTTGGAGATTAAAGTGAAAGGGGATTTAGAAGTAGATGAACATCATACGATCGAAGATACTGCCATTGCTCTTGGAGAAGCTTTTAGTTTGGCACTAGGGAACAAACTTGGGATTGAACGCTATGGTTTCTGTTTACCAATGGATGATTGTCTAGCCCAGGCAGCAATCGATTTTGGCGGAAGAAACTGGTTGGTTTGGGATGCTGAATTCAAAAGGGAAATGATAGGGAAAATGCCAACAGAGATGTTTTTTCATTTTTTCAAATCCTTTGCAGATGGAGCTAAAGCAAACCTGAATATCAAAGCAGAAGGCATCAACGAACATCATAAGATAGAAGCAATTTTTAAAGCATTTGCAAAGGCTATTAAAATGGCGGTAAAAAGGGATACCGAAAAGATGATCCTTCCTTCAACAAAAGGAATGTTATAA
- the hisH gene encoding imidazole glycerol phosphate synthase subunit HisH, whose product MKIVIIDYGAGNIQSIKFAIQRLGFEAVLSSDEQEIKTADKVIFPGVGEASSAMRMLKQSKLDLLIPTLKQPVLGICLGMQLMCTKTEEGDTTGLGIFDVPVIKFNNSVKVPQIGWNQISDLHSPLFKDIKELEYVYLVHSFYVPECEETIATSEYGLKYSTALKKGNFYGVQFHPEKSSDAGEQILKNFLEL is encoded by the coding sequence ATGAAAATAGTAATTATAGATTACGGAGCAGGAAATATCCAAAGCATCAAGTTTGCTATTCAGCGATTGGGTTTTGAAGCAGTTTTAAGCAGTGACGAGCAAGAAATTAAAACTGCCGATAAAGTGATATTTCCAGGAGTGGGAGAGGCGAGCAGTGCAATGAGAATGCTAAAGCAATCTAAATTGGATCTGCTTATTCCCACTTTAAAGCAGCCTGTATTGGGGATCTGTTTGGGAATGCAATTAATGTGCACTAAAACTGAAGAAGGAGATACCACCGGATTGGGCATTTTTGATGTTCCCGTTATAAAATTCAACAATTCGGTTAAGGTGCCACAAATTGGATGGAATCAAATTTCTGATTTGCATTCTCCTTTATTCAAGGATATTAAAGAACTCGAATATGTGTATTTGGTGCATAGCTTTTACGTACCCGAATGTGAAGAAACAATTGCAACTTCCGAGTATGGATTGAAATATAGTACTGCCTTGAAAAAAGGTAATTTTTATGGAGTACAGTTTCATCCTGAAAAAAGCAGTGATGCAGGAGAGCAGATTTTAAAGAATTTTTTAGAACTATAA
- the hisA gene encoding 1-(5-phosphoribosyl)-5-[(5-phosphoribosylamino)methylideneamino]imidazole-4-carboxamide isomerase produces MRIIPAIDIIDGKCVRLSKGDYNTKKIYNENPLEVAKEFEAHGIESLHLVDLDGAKSSHIVNHKVLEQIANNTNLKIDFGGGLKSNKDLEIAFECGAQQITGGSIAVKDRNLFLSWIGKYGSDKIILGADAKDEKVAISGWLEESKEELVPFIEAYLKDGLQYVICTDISRDGMLEGPSFDLYEKILAETSDNKNTIKLIASGGISTFEELPRLAEMGCEGTIIGKAIYENKISLKQLESFILNSK; encoded by the coding sequence ATGAGAATTATTCCAGCAATAGATATCATAGACGGTAAATGCGTGAGGCTCTCTAAGGGAGATTACAATACCAAAAAGATATATAATGAGAATCCATTAGAGGTTGCCAAAGAGTTTGAAGCCCATGGCATTGAATCCCTCCATCTTGTAGATTTGGATGGTGCGAAGTCCAGCCATATCGTGAATCATAAGGTTTTGGAACAAATTGCGAACAACACCAATCTTAAAATTGATTTTGGAGGTGGATTAAAATCCAACAAAGATCTGGAAATCGCTTTTGAATGTGGCGCACAGCAAATTACCGGAGGAAGCATCGCAGTAAAGGATAGAAACCTGTTTCTTTCATGGATCGGGAAATATGGAAGTGATAAAATAATTTTAGGTGCCGATGCAAAAGACGAAAAAGTGGCAATCAGTGGGTGGTTGGAAGAGTCTAAAGAAGAACTAGTTCCTTTTATTGAGGCCTATTTAAAGGATGGCTTGCAGTATGTGATTTGTACCGATATTTCTAGGGATGGCATGTTAGAAGGCCCTTCTTTTGATCTCTATGAGAAGATCCTTGCTGAAACATCTGATAATAAAAACACGATTAAGTTGATCGCTTCCGGCGGAATCTCAACTTTTGAGGAACTTCCAAGACTTGCAGAAATGGGCTGTGAAGGCACTATTATTGGTAAAGCTATCTATGAGAACAAAATCAGTTTGAAGCAATTGGAATCCTTTATTCTGAATTCTAAATAA
- the hisF gene encoding imidazole glycerol phosphate synthase subunit HisF, giving the protein MLTKRIIPCLDIKNGRTVKGVNFVDLRDAGDPVELAAIYAASGADELVFLDISATEERRKTLANLVLKVAEKINIPFTVGGGISSVEDVDILLQNGADKVSINSSAVKNPDLINQLTAKFGSQCITVAIDAKLIEGEWIVHLVGGKVPTELNLFDWAKEVEERGAGEILFTSMNNDGTKNGFANEALAKLSTELNIPIIASGGAGNMQHFCDAFIEGKADAALAASVFHFKEIEIKDLKEELRKNGIPVRL; this is encoded by the coding sequence ATGTTAACTAAGAGAATAATTCCTTGTTTGGATATCAAAAATGGAAGAACCGTAAAAGGAGTAAATTTTGTAGATCTTAGGGATGCTGGAGATCCCGTGGAATTAGCGGCTATTTATGCAGCTTCGGGAGCAGACGAATTGGTGTTTTTGGATATCTCGGCTACCGAAGAACGACGAAAAACCTTGGCTAATTTGGTTTTAAAGGTTGCCGAAAAAATCAATATTCCTTTTACGGTTGGAGGTGGGATTTCTTCTGTTGAAGATGTGGATATTTTACTTCAAAATGGAGCAGATAAAGTTTCCATTAATTCTTCTGCGGTGAAAAACCCGGATTTGATCAATCAATTAACTGCTAAATTTGGGAGCCAGTGTATTACTGTGGCGATAGATGCGAAATTGATTGAGGGAGAATGGATCGTGCATTTGGTAGGAGGGAAGGTGCCCACAGAGTTGAACCTTTTCGATTGGGCTAAAGAAGTTGAAGAACGTGGAGCGGGGGAAATTTTGTTCACCTCCATGAACAATGATGGCACAAAAAATGGCTTTGCAAACGAAGCCCTTGCCAAATTATCTACAGAATTGAATATCCCGATAATAGCTTCCGGTGGAGCTGGAAATATGCAGCATTTTTGTGATGCATTTATAGAAGGAAAGGCAGATGCTGCTCTGGCTGCGAGTGTTTTTCACTTTAAGGAGATCGAAATAAAGGATTTAAAAGAAGAGTTGAGGAAAAACGGAATTCCAGTAAGGCTTTAA
- a CDS encoding IS4 family transposase, whose translation MRRGFTGLGDKRLVYRGNKILSDLFSKSVHSIRQLSRNESDAKAVYRFLQNDRVSEEDIVENLVHNCQMACAGKFVVCIQDTTEVNLSSHGNRINKDGFVGTTNAKNSQGLGFFVHPSLVLDAVSGTPYGYSDIKIWNRSLDFKSKHERQYGKLPMEEKESYKWIEVSKNTQASLRDVVAGMVIVQDREGDIYEQFASIPDARTDLLIRARADRALADGSKLFSCLADQPCQGSYEVQVDACAKTRRKKRTAKIEIRYKEVELKRTRAASKAVAPSIKLYLVEAKEANRAGPGRVCWRLLTSLPIETLEMAEMCVEWYKWRWTIEEVFKILKKEGYNIEASELEHGSSVRKLSLLIMEVIIQLFLMRLAYAVPEGEMSADSCFTEEEQAFLEHQIIRLEGRTGKQKNPYKEKGLKRYVWAIARLGGWKGYESKRHPGITTLWIGLKYFKAAMEGWTIHKDVSTR comes from the coding sequence ATGAGAAGGGGGTTCACAGGCTTAGGGGATAAACGTTTGGTTTATCGGGGCAACAAGATTTTATCGGACCTGTTCAGCAAGAGCGTCCATTCGATCCGTCAGCTCAGCAGGAACGAATCAGACGCAAAGGCCGTTTACCGTTTTTTGCAGAACGATAGGGTCAGTGAAGAAGATATAGTAGAGAACCTGGTACATAATTGCCAGATGGCTTGTGCGGGCAAATTTGTTGTCTGTATCCAAGATACCACGGAGGTCAACCTAAGCAGCCATGGTAATAGGATCAACAAAGATGGCTTTGTGGGCACGACCAATGCGAAGAATTCCCAGGGACTGGGGTTCTTTGTCCACCCAAGTTTGGTCTTGGATGCCGTGAGCGGCACCCCCTACGGCTATTCTGATATTAAGATCTGGAACAGGTCCTTGGACTTCAAATCAAAGCATGAAAGACAGTACGGCAAGCTGCCCATGGAAGAAAAAGAGTCCTATAAGTGGATAGAGGTGTCCAAAAACACACAGGCCTCACTAAGGGACGTGGTAGCGGGAATGGTGATCGTACAAGATAGGGAAGGGGATATCTACGAACAGTTTGCAAGCATACCAGATGCACGAACAGATCTATTGATAAGGGCCCGTGCGGATAGGGCCTTGGCGGATGGGTCAAAATTGTTCAGCTGCCTGGCGGACCAGCCCTGTCAAGGGTCCTATGAGGTACAGGTGGATGCCTGTGCAAAGACCAGAAGGAAAAAAAGGACCGCAAAAATTGAAATCAGATATAAAGAGGTAGAACTGAAAAGGACCAGGGCGGCCAGCAAGGCAGTGGCGCCCAGCATAAAACTATATCTGGTGGAGGCCAAAGAGGCTAACCGGGCCGGGCCGGGCAGGGTGTGCTGGAGGTTATTGACAAGCCTGCCCATAGAGACCCTGGAAATGGCAGAAATGTGCGTGGAATGGTATAAGTGGAGGTGGACGATAGAAGAGGTGTTCAAGATATTGAAAAAAGAGGGCTACAATATCGAGGCGTCAGAGCTGGAGCATGGGTCATCGGTAAGAAAACTGAGCTTGTTGATAATGGAGGTCATCATCCAACTGTTCTTGATGCGGCTGGCGTATGCAGTACCAGAAGGAGAGATGAGCGCCGATAGCTGTTTCACGGAAGAAGAGCAAGCGTTTTTAGAGCACCAGATAATAAGACTGGAAGGTAGGACAGGGAAACAAAAAAACCCGTACAAGGAAAAAGGGCTAAAAAGATATGTTTGGGCGATAGCTAGACTTGGCGGATGGAAAGGCTATGAAAGCAAAAGGCATCCCGGCATAACGACCCTATGGATAGGACTGAAATATTTTAAGGCGGCCATGGAAGGGTGGACGATTCATAAAGATGTGTCCACACGATAG
- the hisIE gene encoding bifunctional phosphoribosyl-AMP cyclohydrolase/phosphoribosyl-ATP diphosphatase HisIE — MEIDFNKNKDGLVPVIIQDNNTKNVLMLGYMNEEAYLKTNQGNKVTFFSRTKNRLWTKGEESGNFLEVVNIKNDCDNDTLLISVIPHGPTCHKGTDTCWGETNNSNFGFLSELEGIIADRKKKSEIAFELRAKEDASYVVSLFDDGMNKIAQKVGEEAIETVIEAKDDNDDLFLNESADLLFHYMILLKAKGFGLKDIVEVLEKRHTKK; from the coding sequence ATGGAAATAGATTTCAATAAAAATAAAGATGGTCTGGTACCTGTAATTATTCAGGATAATAACACGAAAAATGTGTTGATGCTGGGATATATGAACGAGGAAGCCTACTTAAAAACCAATCAAGGTAATAAAGTTACATTTTTCAGCAGGACCAAAAACCGCTTATGGACGAAAGGGGAGGAAAGTGGAAATTTTCTTGAAGTAGTGAATATCAAGAATGATTGCGACAATGATACTTTATTGATTTCTGTGATTCCGCATGGTCCAACTTGCCACAAAGGAACAGATACTTGCTGGGGAGAAACGAACAATTCCAATTTTGGATTTCTTTCTGAACTGGAAGGAATTATAGCAGATCGTAAGAAGAAAAGTGAGATAGCTTTTGAATTGAGAGCAAAAGAGGATGCTAGTTATGTGGTTTCCCTTTTTGATGATGGAATGAACAAGATTGCCCAAAAAGTGGGTGAGGAGGCTATAGAAACTGTTATTGAGGCCAAGGATGATAATGATGATCTTTTCTTGAATGAAAGTGCAGATTTACTTTTTCATTATATGATATTATTAAAAGCCAAAGGTTTTGGTCTAAAAGATATTGTTGAAGTGCTGGAAAAAAGGCATACCAAAAAGTAG
- the ppsA gene encoding phosphoenolpyruvate synthase produces MKAQIKKFDEIGIKDVAMVGGKNASLGEMYNQLTSKGVRIPNGFATTSFAFWEFLKENEIQTRIENVLTQLDREAYSNLEEIGKKARKLILGATFSTVFSEEIFNAYSILCGEDLKEVAVRSSATAEDLPEASFAGQHDTYLNIKGKEALLEAVKNCFASLYTNRAIKYREDKGFKHDTIALSVGVQIMVRSDKGCSGVGFTIDPESGFENIMLLSGIWGLGENIVQGVVTPDEFYVFKPSLAQGKYPIVQKNLGDKKLTMVYADKKENTSIVNIKTQKDKQRAFVLSNYEVIALAKWAIIIERHYQKPMDIEWAKDGITNELFIIQARPETVHNIRNKNIFMEYKLLKKGKVLSQGNAVGSKITHGTARLLDSPKNVGHLSPDTIIVTDTVTPDWDPLLKQVAGIVTNKGGRTSHAAIVARELGVPAIVGCADATTTIKENETITVSCAEGKTGYIYQGECAFTKIEIDFSNIKMPATEVKMILADPDNAYQLAGYPNNGVGLLRMEFIITHKVKVHPMALVKFDKLKEETVKKEIEKITEAYPDKEDYFVDKLSQGIATIAAAFYPKEVIVRLSDFKTNEYANLIGGEDFEPIEENPMLGFRGASRYYNDLYKEGFALECKAIKQVRDEMGLTNLKVMVPFCRTVEEGKKVLAVMEENGLKRGSHALEVYTMIEIPSNVILAEKFSGIFDGFSIGSNDLTQLTLGIDRDSELMMDLFDENNEAPKQMIKMAILAAKKTNTTIGLCGQAPSDYPEFASFLVKEGIDSISFNPDALLQGIENINKAENIGE; encoded by the coding sequence ATGAAGGCACAAATTAAAAAATTTGATGAGATTGGTATTAAGGATGTAGCTATGGTTGGGGGCAAAAATGCATCTTTGGGGGAAATGTACAATCAGTTAACTTCAAAAGGAGTTCGTATTCCCAATGGTTTTGCAACCACCTCGTTTGCATTCTGGGAATTCCTAAAAGAAAATGAAATTCAAACACGTATAGAAAATGTCTTGACCCAACTGGATCGGGAAGCGTATTCCAATCTTGAAGAAATAGGAAAAAAAGCACGTAAACTTATTTTAGGCGCAACCTTTTCAACAGTTTTTTCCGAAGAAATTTTCAATGCATATAGCATTTTATGCGGTGAAGATTTAAAAGAGGTTGCGGTAAGAAGCAGTGCCACGGCGGAAGACCTTCCCGAGGCAAGTTTTGCGGGACAGCACGACACCTATTTAAATATAAAAGGAAAAGAAGCCCTTCTGGAAGCGGTAAAAAACTGTTTTGCATCGTTATATACCAATCGCGCCATAAAATATCGGGAAGACAAAGGGTTTAAACATGATACTATTGCTTTATCAGTGGGGGTGCAAATCATGGTGCGCTCAGATAAAGGATGCTCGGGAGTAGGTTTTACCATCGATCCAGAATCAGGGTTTGAAAATATAATGCTGTTGTCCGGGATTTGGGGACTCGGCGAAAACATTGTTCAAGGGGTTGTTACCCCAGACGAGTTCTATGTTTTTAAACCGAGTTTGGCACAAGGGAAGTACCCCATTGTTCAGAAGAATTTGGGCGACAAAAAACTAACCATGGTGTATGCCGATAAAAAAGAAAATACAAGTATTGTAAATATAAAAACCCAAAAAGATAAACAGCGAGCATTTGTATTGTCTAACTATGAAGTAATCGCTTTAGCAAAATGGGCTATAATTATAGAGCGCCACTACCAAAAACCAATGGATATAGAATGGGCAAAAGACGGTATCACCAACGAATTGTTTATTATCCAGGCACGCCCGGAAACTGTGCACAACATAAGAAACAAGAACATTTTTATGGAGTACAAACTCTTGAAAAAAGGAAAAGTATTGTCCCAGGGAAATGCAGTGGGTTCCAAAATAACGCATGGAACGGCCCGTCTTCTTGATTCCCCAAAAAATGTAGGCCATTTGTCCCCAGATACGATTATTGTTACAGATACCGTAACCCCAGATTGGGACCCGTTACTAAAACAAGTTGCTGGTATTGTAACCAACAAAGGAGGCAGAACAAGCCACGCAGCCATTGTGGCGCGAGAATTAGGTGTTCCGGCAATTGTTGGTTGCGCAGATGCAACAACTACTATTAAGGAAAACGAGACGATTACCGTTTCCTGTGCAGAGGGGAAAACAGGGTATATCTATCAAGGAGAATGTGCCTTCACTAAAATCGAAATTGACTTTTCCAATATTAAAATGCCGGCGACGGAAGTAAAAATGATCCTTGCCGATCCTGATAATGCTTATCAATTGGCAGGGTACCCCAATAACGGGGTGGGGCTTCTCCGAATGGAATTCATTATTACCCATAAGGTTAAAGTGCATCCAATGGCATTGGTGAAATTCGATAAACTAAAAGAGGAGACGGTAAAGAAAGAAATTGAAAAAATTACTGAAGCATATCCAGATAAGGAGGACTATTTCGTGGATAAACTATCACAGGGCATAGCAACCATTGCCGCTGCGTTCTATCCAAAAGAAGTTATTGTAAGATTGAGTGATTTTAAAACCAATGAATATGCAAACCTTATTGGTGGAGAAGATTTTGAACCTATAGAAGAAAATCCGATGCTCGGGTTTAGGGGAGCATCCAGATATTATAATGATCTGTACAAAGAAGGTTTTGCATTGGAATGCAAAGCGATCAAACAAGTAAGGGACGAAATGGGCCTTACCAACCTTAAGGTGATGGTGCCATTTTGCAGAACTGTGGAAGAAGGTAAAAAAGTACTGGCTGTAATGGAAGAAAATGGCTTAAAACGAGGGAGCCATGCTTTGGAAGTATATACAATGATAGAAATTCCAAGTAACGTGATTTTAGCTGAAAAATTTTCCGGAATTTTTGATGGTTTCTCAATTGGTTCCAATGACCTCACACAGCTTACTCTTGGTATTGATAGGGATTCAGAATTAATGATGGATCTTTTTGATGAAAACAATGAAGCACCTAAACAGATGATCAAAATGGCCATACTCGCTGCTAAAAAAACCAATACTACAATTGGGTTGTGCGGACAAGCACCCAGTGACTATCCTGAATTTGCCTCTTTTTTGGTAAAAGAAGGGATTGATAGTATTTCCTTTAATCCAGACGCTTTGTTACAGGGTATTGAAAACATCAATAAAGCGGAAAACATAGGTGAATGA